Sequence from the Streptomyces mobaraensis NBRC 13819 = DSM 40847 genome:
TCTTCCTCACGTGCTCGGTGTGGCGGCAGGCGGCGGAGAACGTCGCCGAGTCGCTCCAGCGCGGCATGCGCGTCATCGTGCAGGGCCGGCTGAAGCAGCGGTCCTACGAGGACCGCGAGGGCGTCAAGCGCACGGTCTACGAGCTCGACGTCGAAGAGGTCGGCGCCAGCCTGAAGAACGCGACGGCGAAGGTCACCAAGACCACGGGTCGAGGCGGCCAGGGTGGTGGCTACGGCGGCGGCAACGGCGGTGGCCAGGGTGGCGGCGGCTGGGGCTCCGGTCCCAGCGGTCCGCAGGGCGGCGGGGCTCCCGCCGACGACCCCTGGGCGACCGGCGCTCCGTCCGGCGGCCAGCAGGGCGGCGGCGGAGGTGGCTGGGGCGGCGGCTCCGGCAACTCCGGCGGCGGCTACTCCGACGAACCGCCCTTCTAGGCCCTCAGGGTCTGGAGCCAGGCCCTCCGGGGCCCGGGCCGCCCTCCGTGGCGGTCCGTGGGCGACAGCAAAAACTTCTTGATCACACTGGAGAGAGACAATGGCTAAGCCGCCTCCGCGCAAGCCCAAGAAGAAGGTCTGCGCTTTCTGCAAGGACAAGACCGCTTACGTGGACTACAAGGACACGAACATGCTGCGGAAGTTCATTTCCGACCGCGGCAAGATCCGTGCCCGCCGCGTGACCGGCAACTGCACCCAGCACCAGCGTGACGTCGCCACGGCCGTGAAGAACAGCCGTGAGATGGCGCTGCTGCCCTACACCTCGTCCGCGCGATAAGGGAAGGGTGACCAAGTAATGAAGATCATCCTCACCCACGAGGTCTCCGGCCTCGGCACCGCCGGTGACGTCGTCGACGTCAAGGACGGCTACGCCCGCAACTACCTGGTCCCGCGCGGTTTCGCGATCCGCTGGACCAAGGGCGGCGAGAAGGACGTGGCGCAGATCCGCCGCGCCCGCAAGATCCGCGAGATCGCCACGATCGAGCAGGCCAACGAGGTCAAGGGTCAGCTGGAGGGTGTCAAGGTCCGCCTGGCCACCCGTGCCGGCGAGGCCGGCCGCCTGTTCGGCTCCGTGACCCCCGCCGACATCGCTGCCGCGATCAAGGCTTCCGGTGGTCCCGAGGTCGACAAGCGCCGTGTCGAGGTGGGTTCGCCCATCAAGACCCTGGGTGCCCACCAGGTGTCCGTGCGTCTGCACGCCGACGTCGTCGCCAAGCTCGGCATCGAGGTCGTCGCCGCGTAAGCGGAACGCCGCTCCCCAGTGGGGTGGTGTGAGGAAGGGCCGTACCCCTCGGGGTGCGGCCCTTCCGGCGTTCGGGCGGCGGGGGCGTCAGGCCCGTACCGCACCGGTGACGAGCCAGCGGCCGGAGCGAATGCGCAGCCACAGCGTGACCATCCGTACCGCCATCATCAGCGCCATCGCCCACCACAGAGCCGTGAGCCCGCCGCCCAGCCGCGGGACGAGCAGCGCCACGGGCGCGAAGATCGCGAGGACCGCCAGCATCGCCCAGGCGAGGTACGGGCCGTCCCCGGCGCCCATCAGCACCCCGTCCAGGACGAAGACCACCCCGGCCACCGGCTGGCTGAGCGCGGCCACCAGGAGGGCGGGCAGCAGCGTCCGGCGGACGTCCGGGTCGGCGGTGAACAGCGGGGTGAACAGCGGCCGGGAGGCCACCACCAGGATGCCGAGCAGGACGCCCGTGCCGATCCCCCACCGCACCATCCGCCGGCAGGCGGCCCGGGCGCCGTCGGTGTCACCCGCGCCCAGGTACCGGCCGATGATCGACTGGCCGGCGATGGCGATGGCGTCGAGGGCGAAGGCCAGCAGGTTCCACAGGGAGAGCACGATCTGGTGGGCGGCCACCTGCCGGTCGCCCAGCCGGGCGGCGACCGCCGTGGCGATCAGCATGACGGCGCGCAGGGCCAGGGTGCGGACGAGCAGCGGCACACCGGCCCGGGCGCAGGCCCGGATCCCCGCGGCGTCCGGGCGCAGCGACGCGCCGTGCCGCCGGGCGCCGCGGACCACGACGACGAGGTAGGCGGCGGCCATGCCGTTCTGCGCGACGACGGTCCCCCAGGCCGAGCCGGCGATGTCCCAGCCGGCGCCGTAGACGAAGACGAGGTTGAGCGCGGCGTTGGCGGCGAAGCCGGCGACGGCCACGTACAGCGGGGTGCGGGTGTTCTGCAGGCCGCGCAGGACGCCGGTGGCGGCGAGGACGGCGAGCATGGCGGGGACGCCCAGGG
This genomic interval carries:
- a CDS encoding single-stranded DNA-binding protein, whose product is MAGETVITVVGNLVDDPELRFTPSGAAVAKFRVASTPRTFDRQTNEWKDGESLFLTCSVWRQAAENVAESLQRGMRVIVQGRLKQRSYEDREGVKRTVYELDVEEVGASLKNATAKVTKTTGRGGQGGGYGGGNGGGQGGGGWGSGPSGPQGGGAPADDPWATGAPSGGQQGGGGGGWGGGSGNSGGGYSDEPPF
- the rpsR gene encoding 30S ribosomal protein S18, which encodes MAKPPPRKPKKKVCAFCKDKTAYVDYKDTNMLRKFISDRGKIRARRVTGNCTQHQRDVATAVKNSREMALLPYTSSAR
- the rplI gene encoding 50S ribosomal protein L9 → MKIILTHEVSGLGTAGDVVDVKDGYARNYLVPRGFAIRWTKGGEKDVAQIRRARKIREIATIEQANEVKGQLEGVKVRLATRAGEAGRLFGSVTPADIAAAIKASGGPEVDKRRVEVGSPIKTLGAHQVSVRLHADVVAKLGIEVVAA
- a CDS encoding MATE family efflux transporter; the encoded protein is MSDALAREPRPARRHDREILALAVPAFGALVAEPLFLMADTAIVGHLGTDRLAGLAIAGPLLTTAVGVCVFLAYATTAAVARRVGAGDLPAAIRQGMDGIWLALLLGTVIALAVLPGAPALVDAFGASADAAPHAVTYLRISALGVPAMLAVLAATGVLRGLQNTRTPLYVAVAGFAANAALNLVFVYGAGWDIAGSAWGTVVAQNGMAAAYLVVVVRGARRHGASLRPDAAGIRACARAGVPLLVRTLALRAVMLIATAVAARLGDRQVAAHQIVLSLWNLLAFALDAIAIAGQSIIGRYLGAGDTDGARAACRRMVRWGIGTGVLLGILVVASRPLFTPLFTADPDVRRTLLPALLVAALSQPVAGVVFVLDGVLMGAGDGPYLAWAMLAVLAIFAPVALLVPRLGGGLTALWWAMALMMAVRMVTLWLRIRSGRWLVTGAVRA